One Streptomonospora salina genomic window, TCGCCGCCGCATCGACCCCGACACCGGCCGCTACCGGCGGCTGTCGCGGGCGCAGAAAGAGGTCAACACCGCCCACGCCCGGCAACGAGGGCCCGGCGAGCGGGTCAACGCCGAACTGAAGAACCGGCGTGTCCTACGGAAGGTCCGTTCTTGCCCCAGCCGGGCTTCCGACCTCGTCGCCGCAGTTCAGACCCTCATGATCGCCACCCGGTGAACAGGTTGGCAAAGGCTCAGTCGTCCGTGGCTGAGCTATCCGGTCCGGGTGATCGCGGATCGAGCGGACCTGTTCGCCGTCTATCTCGCCGCGGGAACTCCCATGACGTTCGGGCAGGGCACGTTCAGGCTTGGGCCACACCCCTGGCGCTCATTCGGTCCCTGGTGGAGGTCGGCAGGCGTAGTGCAATTGCACCGCCCAGGCGACTGGTACGCCGTGTGGGCAGTGACCAGCGGCCAGGACGGGTTCCGCGGTTGGTACGTCAATTTCCAGGAACCCTTTCGGCGCGTTCCCGGTGGGTTCGAGACACTCGACCACGATCTGGATCTCAAGGTGCCGGCCGACGATCTCACCGGCTATCGCTGGAAGGATACCGAGGAATTCGAGGCGCGGGCGGCGAGAGAAGAGTTGAGCGCTTCGGCAGTACGGGCCGTTCGCGTCGAGGCCGGACGAGTGGCCGCGATGCTCGATGCAGGGACCACGTGGTGGGACCAGTCGTGGCTGGATTGGCGCGCCCCCGAATCGTGGGAGCACCGCGAGTCCACGCGCCGTTGATCAGTCACTCAAGACGACACCGACTGCTCTGCATGAGAGAAAAGGGACCTGTGTAGCGCGCTCCCACACGATCCCGCCACCCAACATTCGTCTCCGGGCTGACGCGGGGCCATCCCACTCGGGATGGCCCCGGCAAAAAAGGCGGTCGAAACGTTCTGATGGGAGCGTTCTCATTTCCGATAAGAGCTCATCTCAAAAGCCTGCGAGGTGGCGATGACCCTGGCATGATCACGTTCTGTGAGCGATGTGCTGCCCGACGGGCTCTGGGAGATCGTCCAACCCCTGCTGCCGCCGGCCCCGAAGACCGGCCGACCCCGAGTCGATCAAAGAGCGGTGCTGACCACCGTGCTGTTCGTCCAGGTCTCGGGCTGCTCCTGGGAGAAGGCCGACGGCCTGTTCGGCGTCACCCGCGCCACCGCCCACCGGTGGTTCCAAACCTGGACCGAGACGGGCCTGTGGCCCACGATCCACCGCGCCGTCTTGGACGAACTGGGCAGAAGGGCCCTGCTGGACTGGTCTCGCGCCACCGTCGACTCCCAGTCGATCCGCGCCAAGAGAGGGGGAGAACACGGGGCCAAACCCCACTGACCGCGGCAAACCCGGCTCCAAGCTCCACCTGCTGTGCGACAACCAAGGACTGCCGCTTACCTGCGCGATCTCTGCGGCCAACGTCAACGACGGCGAAGCACTCGAACCCCTGGTACGGAGCATTCCGGCGGTGCGCTCACGCCGAGGACCCCGCAGGAGGCGTCCCGCCAAGCTGCACGGCGACAAGGCCTACCACTCCCGCGACCGCCGCCGGCTGCGTGAGCGCCGGATCGGAGTGCGCATCGCCCGCCCCGGTGTCGAGTCGTCCCAGCGGCTGGGCAGGCATCGGTACAAGGTCGAGCGCTCCATCGCCTGGCTGGGCTCCTACCGCAGACTGAACGTGCGCTGGGAGCGCAAGGCCTCCAACGTCCTGGCCATGCTCGGCATCGCCTGCATCCTCATCTGCTACAAGCACCTGACCAAGCACGCTGATGGCTTTTGAGATGAGCTCTTATAGACCTCGGTCTTGTCCTCGGGATCTGCGTCATGGAGCACGTCGGCGATGTTGCCGAGCGCGTCAACGATGCTCATGATGTCGTCCTCGCTCATCCGGCGGTCGGGTCGGTCGCTGCGGTCGAGCTTGACCTGGGCGGCCGAGCGCTGGTCCTGGGTCTCCTTCCTCCACTCGGTCACTAAAGCGGGGGCGGCGCCGGCTTCCCCAGCTTGCGGTCGCACTCGGCGATCGTGTCCTTGAGCCGCGCCACCTCGCGGCTATGGCCGGTGTCCTGGTCCCCTTGAGCTCTGACCAGTTCGTCCGAGGTCGCCGCGGTCTTTCCGGGAGCGAACTCCGCGGCGACGCCGCCGATGCGCGCCAGCACACCCGCATCATCGGCGGCACCGGCACCGGCAAGACCACCCTGCTGCTGAACATGGCCCTGGACGACATCGGCAGGGGCCGCGGGCCGGTGATGATCGAGCCCAAGGGCGAGTCCGACCTCCTGCTGCCCCGCATCCCCGACGAGGCGATGGACCGGGTGGTGCGTCGGCGGGATGACGGCCGGGGCCGTCAAGGGGTGAGTGCGACGCTCATGCAGGTCGAGGCCCCCATGCCGCGTAACCGATCACCCCCACGGCGGCGAACACGAGTGCGGTGGTCATCGCCGCGGCGCTGTCCGCGGGCTGCACCAGCCAGGTCAGTACCCGCAGCGCATCCGAGTCCGCCTCGATCGGCACGTTCGCCAGTACGGTTGCCCCGAAGGGAAAGCACCAGCCGAACGAACCGCCGGCCAGAACCGCGCCGACCCCGGCCAGACCGACCAGACCAACGGCGTCTCTGACGATCACCTCGGTCTGCAGATGGGAATCGGCCAATACATCCACCACAAGGGGGCCGGCCGCTGCCATCGCGGCGAGGGCGACCAGGTGCGCGGCACGCCGGGGCGGCCAGGTGAACGAAGCCGTACGCTCACGTGCGGCATCGGACCCGCACAGCCCGGCCGAAGCCGCGGCCACCCCCAGTACCATCGTCACGCTCATCAGTCGGCTACCGGTATGGTCGGCTCCCCACCAGAGGGTGAGTCCCCACAGAAGGACGGCCCCGGTCAGGAACCCGAGCAGTGCGATCGGTAGCTGCCGGGACCGCGTATAGAGGGTCAACCATCTCATTGAGGGTTCCCCCCTTGGGTGAGGAGATCGAGCTGGTCGCCCTCGCAGGTGAGTCCGGCCTCGCGCACGGCGGCGACCCGGCGTATCTGCTCCTCGCGCGGTAGGGATCGCAGCGTTTCCCAGGCCGGGCGCACCGTTTCCTGATAGGCGGAGCTATCCTCGGAGATCCACGGGTACAGGTCCGGTATCGGCTGCAGTTCCGCACCCAGCAGCCAGTTGGCCGTGACGATGCGCGCGGAGATCTCCGCCTCCTCAACGCCGCAGGCCGGGGTTCCGGCGCCGGCGAGGAGCGCCATAAGAAGCCCGTCCGCACCATCGGACTCCCCTTCTCCGCTCTGCTCGAACTGCACAAGTATGTCGGAGCTCACCGAGACCGTGTCCGCGGTCCGTGACAGTGAAGCCCGCTCCTCATTACCGAAAGCGGGTACTTCCTCCACCGAGGTCGGCGCTTCCGGCAGGACTGCGAGCTCGGCGAGCGCCTGCCTGGCGGTGCCGGCGAAATCGTCCAGCAGGTGCTCGTGCAGCCGGGTTACGCACACCCGCGGCCCGTCCTCGTCGCACACCAGCGCCGCCGCTTGGGTGTCATGGGGGTAGGCCGCGCTCGCCTGGCCCGGTAGCAGGACCATGGCCAGCACACCGCCGAGGAGACCGGGCACCGCTGCGGCGATCCTCGTCCAAGAACCCCGCGCTGCCAGCAGGAGGAACCCGGTCGCGGCGATACCGAGGAACCACAGCGCCTGGGCAAGGCTCACCTGGTGGGCCACCAGCCGGTAGGCGCTCTCGGCACCGTCGAGTCCCGGTGAAAGCAGCGCCGCTTTCATGCGCCACGGGTCGGAATCGGGCCCTACGGAGATCCCGACGTTCAGCAGCAGCATGACCAGCGCGTAACCGCCGACCGCCACGAGTGGCGGCGTCACCGTATACGGCAAGAGGTGGCCGAGCCCCATCCCCAGCAGGCTCCCCGCGACCAGCGCGAGAACACCGACGACGAACACGGCCGGCCAGGAGAGCGAGAAATAGCTGGTGGCCGGGGCCACCTGCGCCGCCCCTACCGCGAAGACCACCACGTAGGCGAGGGTCACGCCGATCGCCACCGCTGCCACGGGCATCGCCGAGTGCTGCCACGAGGGTCGCGGCGTGCTGGAAAGTACCTCGTTCATCCGCGAACGGTGCTGCCGAGTGCCCTGCCAGGCACCGAGGCCGACCACCACCGGCCAGGTGAACGTGAGCATGAACCGCTGCCATTGCGCGAGTCCCCCCCACTGCAGGTCCCACGCGCCGGTCCCCTTGGCCCAGGGGCCGGGAAGCAGGTACAGCAGGGCCAGTGTGAGCACGGCCAAGGCCAAGCAGATCCACGGTGCGGTTGAGCGGCGCAGCTCGGTGCGCAGAATCCTCGTGCTCATCGTGCCCCCTTCCCGGTGGCGTGGTGGCGGGCCAGCAGGGCCGAATATCCCCGCTCGCTCGGGCTGTCACCGGAATCGGTACCGCTGCCCGCAGCGGCGAGATCGGCCGCTCGCCCTTGGAACGCCAGGCGCCCCTCATCGACGAGTGCCACATCGGTGCACACGGTGGCGACGTCCTCCACCAGGTGCGTCGACACCACCGTGCAGGTGTCCTCGCTCAGCCCGCGCAGCAACTGCCTGAACTGCATGCGCTGCGACGGGTCCAGGCCCGCGGTCGGCTCATCGAGCAGCAGGATCCGCGGGCCGTTCACGATGGCCTGGGCGATTCCGGCCCGGCGCGCCATGCCGCCGGAGAGCGTTTTCATCCGGTCATCGGCCCGGTCCGCCAGACCGACTTTTTCGATGGCATGCTGCACCGCATCGGCTATACCGCTCTTGGGCACCTCCTTGAGCCATGCCATGTACTCGACGAACTCGCGGACGGTGAACCTGCGGTAGAAGCCGAAGTCTTGCGGCAGGTACCCGATCTGGCGCCGTACGCGGCGCATATCGGCGCGCCCTCTGACGGACTCGCCGAGCAGCTCCAGTGCACCGCCCGACGGGCGCAGTACCGTGGCCAGCGCCCGAATCAAAGTGGTCTTGCCTGCCCCGTTGGGACCCAGCAGGCCGTGCACTCCCGTGCCGAACGCCAGATCGATCCCGTCCACGGCCATCCGCCGCCCGGCGGCGACCCGCAGCCCTTCGGCGCGGATCTCCCAGGCATGGATCGTCGGGGCGGTCTCGGCCGCCCCCACCACGCGTGCCATCACATCTCTCCTGTCTTCTCCACCTGCCGGGTTTCCGGCTTGAATGCCGGCTTGAGTTCCGACTGCTCTCACATCCGGACGAACGACCTGGCGCGCAGTATCAGCACCGCGGCTGCGACCGCGAGGACCGCGCCCCACACCGGAACGGCCACCGGGGCGACCGCTACCGGCGGTTGCGACGTCAGCAGGCCGGGGGCGAGCACACCCAGCGACCACAGCGTCACGACCACAGCGGCAGCGCGCTCCAACCTGATGACGCTGCCCAGCGCGAGGGTTACGGCCGTGCAGGCCAGACACGGCAGTAACCAGACCACCGATGACGTGCCTGTGGTGAGGCCCGCGACGACCAGCACCGGCATCACCACCGCCAGCACGGCCACCGTGCGCCGCAGCAGCAGATAAAGCCCTGCTCGCGGGGTCGCGGCCACCAGCTCATACGCCGGATCGAGACTTCTCGTCCATACCGCGGCGATGCCGAGCACCGGAATGACCGGGGCCAGCAGCAGCACCAGCGGACGGCCTCCGGGGACGGCGAAGAACGAATCGACGGCCACAGCCAGCACTGCCACCAGTGCCGCACCGACGACCCACGGAAGCATCACCGGCGAGGTCCAGCCCGCCAACCGTGCCGGCCGCACCCGGCGGGGTACGGGCGGGCCGGTGGTCAGGGACGGTGCCAGTGCGTCCCAGGTTCGATCGACGAGCGCCGCCGTCCGGGGCGCCTGGCCGGGCACTTCCTCGGCGAGGCGGGCGCGACAGGACGGGCAGGATTCCAGGTGCGATTCCAGCGACCACAGCACCTCGCCGGCGATCGCGTCAGCGCGCGCGTAGCGGCGGATCAGCTCGATGGAAGCATGCGCCTTGTGCTGGTCGTTCATGACAGTGCCTCCCGCATGATGATCCGCGCCCGGCGCGCCCGAGTCTTCACGGTTCCCTCCGGCAGTCCCAGCAGCACGGAGGTCTCCCGCACCGACAGCCCGTCGAGCACCATGGCCTGCAGTACCTGCCGCAGTTCGGGTGCCAGCGTGTTCAACGCGCTTCCCAATTCGCCGCTGACCGCTCCGGCCAGCGCTTCGTCCTCCGCGGCTGGGGCGGCCACCGGTTCGGCGGCTTCCGGAGGCGGATGCACATACCGCGCACGGCGCCGGAACGCGTCCACGAGCCGGCGCGCGGCGATGGTCCACAGCCACCCCGCGGCGCTGCCGTCCACCGCTGTCCCGGCAAAACTTCCCGCCGCCCGCCATACGGCGAGGTAGGACTCCTGCAGCACCTCGGCCACGATCTGCTCATCGCTGCATCGGCGCCGCAAACGCAGCGCCAGCCATGGCGAGGTCCGGCGGTACAGCTCCTCGAAAGCCGCCCGGTCCCCCTTGGCAACCAAGCGGACGAGGCCGGCCTCGTCGGCCGCCTCGATCGCTCCCCGAGTTCTTCTCACACTTGGCAAGACGCGGCGGATCCGCGATCGGTTCTCACGAAAAAGTAATGTGGGTCACATTGCTAGTGCTTGTGCCGCATCGGTCACGGTTCTCCCCGCCGCGGCGTAGCTCATCGAGCTGGGGAAAATTGGGGTCACGACCGGGGCAGATCTGACGCGGATACCCCACTTTCCCCAGCTCGATGAAAACCGGTCAGGATAGGGCAGCCCCTGAGGGAGTGAAAGTCCCGTGGCACCGGATCTTCTGACGAGCCCGGCCAGAACCGTGTACAGCACGGGGCCGACCCCAGCATCGAGGCCGAAGGCGAGGAGGAAGGTGCGTGCGTCGGTGACCACGATGAGCCCGCCGACAAGCGTGCCCATGACCCGGGCGGGCAGCAGGCGCACCACGTAGGCGGCCAGCGGCGCGGCGAGCACCCCCACCGACGAGTAGCGCGCCGGCGACACGCCATGGGACCTGCGCGGCGTCCAGCCCCAGCAGGAACCCGGCGCTCGCACCGAGGGTGACCAGGAATTCTCCGGCGGCCATGGTGCCGACCACCGTGCGGGGCCCCATACGCCGCGACGCCAGCAGGATGGAAGAGCCCACCGGCCCCAGCCGCCACCGCCGACGGCGTCCATGAACCCGGCAACGGCGCCCAAGGGCGCGAGGAACCAGCGCGGCACGGCACCTACCCGGAGGAGCGCACCCGAGCGGTCGAAGGCGCGGGCGGGAACCACAGGTCGCACTGGGCCAGTTCGCCCGGCCGGTAGGTCGTGCGCGAGGCCGGGTCCACGGGTTGGTAGAGCGGGCGGAGTTGGCGGACGCGGTCTTTGAGTACGGTGAGCGAGCGCTGCCAGCCGATCCGCTCGGCGATGACGGTGGCCGGCATGGCCGGCCACTGCGCCAGTAGCTCGCGGATGCGGGGTTCGGCCTCGTCGACGATCGATCCTTGGGGCGCCCGCTCGTACTTGGGCGGGTCCTCGCTGGCCAGCGCGCGTTTGACGGTGTTGCGGGCGATGCCCGGGGTGCCGGGCGATAGCCTGGATCGGCATTCCCTCTGACCTGCACAGACGGCGGATCTCGGCCCAGTCCTCCACAGTGACCACCCCTCCGATGATCAATCGGGGTGGCCAGATTTCAACGCGACGTCACCTGGCCAGTATTCGCGCGTCGCCGACACCCTGCCCGCCCTTCGCGGAACGTGCGCCAGGTACCCGATTGACGACGTCGTCGCCGCAGCGATGAGGTGCGGCGACCTGCACAAGGAAATCGCCCGTTTCTCCGGGGCTCCGGGACCACCGGGCGACGGGGAGCCGTACCGCATACACTCGTATACTTTTGTTCGACAGGGGATATGGAGGAGGACAAATGGCCGATGGAGTCTATGAGCGGCTCCGCAACGCGATCATCTCCGGGGAATGGGAAAGCGACTCCCAGCTCCCCGAACTGACGCTCGCGGAGCACTACGGGGTCAGCCGGACCCCCATCCGCGAGGCCCTGCGGCGGCTGGAGCAGGACGGCCTCGTCGAACGCGCCGATCGGGGCATGCGGGTGCGCGGCCGGAGCCCTGAGGAGATCCTGGAGATCTACGAGGCGCGCATCGTCCTGGAGGGCGCGGTCGCCAGCGCTGCGGCCAAGCGGCGCACCGAGATCGACCTCATCCGGCTGCGCCGGGCGGCCGACGCGATGGCCGAGGTCGAGGCGACGGACGCCTACGCCGCGGCGACGGCCAACCGGGCCTTCCACGAGACGATGTGGCAGGCGAGCCACAACCGCACGCTGATCGACCTCCTCACCCGGCTCAACGACCACCTGGTGCGCTATCCCGCGACCACCCTGACCCGTCGGGGACGCTGGGAGAACGCATTGGCCGAACATGAGGCGATTCTGGCGGCCATCGAGAACCAGCGCCCCGACGAGGCGGCGGAGCGCGCGGAACACCACATGGTGGCGGCGCGCGACATCCGACTGGAGATGTACGCGGCAGAGCTGCGCTAGCCTCCGGCATGCGCGGGGCGTGGCCGCAGAACCCCCTCAGCATGCGTAGGGCGCCGCTGAACCGCGGCGGCGGGCTTCCGCGGCGCACCCGGTGGCCGCACCGGTCCGCAGCGCGGCCACCGGCTCCCGGGTCAGGTGGAACGCCGATCGGTGGCCGCGGCGTCCCCGGCGAGCCGACCGTAGACCGACCCCGCTGTGAGTCCCGAGCCTCCCGGGTAGTTGCCCGAGAACAGCCCGCCGACGATCTCACCCGCGGCGTAGAGGCCTTCGATGGGGCCGCCCCCCTCGGTGAGCACCCGTCCGCTGGAGTCGACCGCTAGGCCACCGAACGTGAACGTGATTCCGCAGCTCACCGCGTACCCGTAGTACGGCGGGGTGTCCAAGGACTGCGCCCAGTTCGACTTGGGCTGCTCGACCCGGGCAGCGCGGCCGTCCTTGACCGCGGGGTCGAACGGCACGTCCACGATGCTCTTGTTGAACTCGGTCACAGTGGCCGTCAGCCCGTCCGGGTCGATCCCGAGCTGGGCCGCGAGGTCGCGGAGGGTGTCGGCCGAGCCCCCGGTGATCGGTCGCGAGTCGTACTCCTCGGTACGGAGGAGTGGCCGGGTCTTGGCGTCGAAGAGCTGGAAGGCCACGCCGCGCGGGCGCGCGAGGATCTCCCGCCCGTACTTGGCGTAGGTGTAGTTCCGGTAGTCGGCCCCCTCGTCGACGAAGCGCAGACCGTCCCGGTCGACCACGATACCGATGGGGTAGCTCTGCCGCGTGCGCTGATTGGTCAGCTCGCGGTCCCCGCCCTGCGGCGGCGCTCCGGCGTCCCAGGCGACGCTGTGGCAGGAGGCCCAGTCGCCGTACGGTGCCGCGCCGAGCGCGATGGCGCGCTGCAGCACCTCGCCGGTGTTCAACGGGTTGCCTCGGACCAGGGCCTGCTCCCACCCCGCACCCAGGTACCGCTGCCGAAGCTGCGGACTGGCCTCGAACCCGCCGGCGGTCAGGACCGTGGACGCGGCCTCGACGGTGTGCGAGCGGCCGTCGGGGTCGGTGTAGCTCACCCCGCAGACGGCCCCCGAGTCGTCGCGCAGCAGCTCGCGCACCGTGGCCCCGTAGCGGATCCCGACCCCGCTGTCTCGGGCGATCTCGGTGTGCCGGGCGATGAGCCCCTTCCCGCCGTCGACGGTTCCCAGGGCGAGCCCGCCGTGGAACACCCACCGGCCGTTCGAGACGTAGGCTTGCCGCTCGTACATCAGCCGCCAGCGCATCCCCTTGGCGTGCAGCCAGGTGACGATGTCCCAGCTGTGGTCCACCAGGTTGCGCACCATCCCGGGATCGCAGCGGCCGCCCGTGACGCGCTCCATGTCCGCGGTGAAGTCGTCGGTCGTGTAGGCGGCGAGGTCCGTTTCGCCCAGTCTGGCCAGCGAGGCGTCGTCGAGGACGCCGGACAGGCCCGCCCCGCCGGGGTGCGAGACCCGGAACGCCCCGGCCG contains:
- a CDS encoding DUF402 domain-containing protein, whose product is MTFGQGTFRLGPHPWRSFGPWWRSAGVVQLHRPGDWYAVWAVTSGQDGFRGWYVNFQEPFRRVPGGFETLDHDLDLKVPADDLTGYRWKDTEEFEARAAREELSASAVRAVRVEAGRVAAMLDAGTTWWDQSWLDWRAPESWEHRESTRR
- a CDS encoding IS5 family transposase (programmed frameshift): MSDVLPDGLWEIVQPLLPPAPKTGRPRVDQRAVLTTVLFVQVSGCSWEKADGLFGVTRATAHRWFQTWTETGLWPTIHRAVLDELGRRALLDWSRATVDSQSIRAKRGGEHTGPNPTDRGKPGSKLHLLCDNQGLPLTCAISAANVNDGEALEPLVRSIPAVRSRRGPRRRRPAKLHGDKAYHSRDRRRLRERRIGVRIARPGVESSQRLGRHRYKVERSIAWLGSYRRLNVRWERKASNVLAMLGIACILICYKHLTKHADGF
- a CDS encoding ABC transporter ATP-binding protein, with the translated sequence MARVVGAAETAPTIHAWEIRAEGLRVAAGRRMAVDGIDLAFGTGVHGLLGPNGAGKTTLIRALATVLRPSGGALELLGESVRGRADMRRVRRQIGYLPQDFGFYRRFTVREFVEYMAWLKEVPKSGIADAVQHAIEKVGLADRADDRMKTLSGGMARRAGIAQAIVNGPRILLLDEPTAGLDPSQRMQFRQLLRGLSEDTCTVVSTHLVEDVATVCTDVALVDEGRLAFQGRAADLAAAGSGTDSGDSPSERGYSALLARHHATGKGAR
- a CDS encoding RNA polymerase sigma factor, whose translation is MRRTRGAIEAADEAGLVRLVAKGDRAAFEELYRRTSPWLALRLRRRCSDEQIVAEVLQESYLAVWRAAGSFAGTAVDGSAAGWLWTIAARRLVDAFRRRARYVHPPPEAAEPVAAPAAEDEALAGAVSGELGSALNTLAPELRQVLQAMVLDGLSVRETSVLLGLPEGTVKTRARRARIIMREALS
- a CDS encoding GntR family transcriptional regulator, which gives rise to MADGVYERLRNAIISGEWESDSQLPELTLAEHYGVSRTPIREALRRLEQDGLVERADRGMRVRGRSPEEILEIYEARIVLEGAVASAAAKRRTEIDLIRLRRAADAMAEVEATDAYAAATANRAFHETMWQASHNRTLIDLLTRLNDHLVRYPATTLTRRGRWENALAEHEAILAAIENQRPDEAAERAEHHMVAARDIRLEMYAAELR
- the tcuA gene encoding FAD-dependent tricarballylate dehydrogenase TcuA — its product is MTGTEPGPATPGAEHYDVVVVGGGNAGFCAAHSARDRGARVLVLEKGSADQAGGNSFYTAGAFRVSHPGGAGLSGVLDDASLARLGETDLAAYTTDDFTADMERVTGGRCDPGMVRNLVDHSWDIVTWLHAKGMRWRLMYERQAYVSNGRWVFHGGLALGTVDGGKGLIARHTEIARDSGVGIRYGATVRELLRDDSGAVCGVSYTDPDGRSHTVEAASTVLTAGGFEASPQLRQRYLGAGWEQALVRGNPLNTGEVLQRAIALGAAPYGDWASCHSVAWDAGAPPQGGDRELTNQRTRQSYPIGIVVDRDGLRFVDEGADYRNYTYAKYGREILARPRGVAFQLFDAKTRPLLRTEEYDSRPITGGSADTLRDLAAQLGIDPDGLTATVTEFNKSIVDVPFDPAVKDGRAARVEQPKSNWAQSLDTPPYYGYAVSCGITFTFGGLAVDSSGRVLTEGGGPIEGLYAAGEIVGGLFSGNYPGGSGLTAGSVYGRLAGDAAATDRRST